A window of the Zonotrichia leucophrys gambelii isolate GWCS_2022_RI chromosome 18, RI_Zleu_2.0, whole genome shotgun sequence genome harbors these coding sequences:
- the LOC135455438 gene encoding sterile alpha motif domain-containing protein 9-like isoform X2: protein MELDESFLKDIGMKKGQIQILIRKRNELLRLQDNAEQAEDSGSKTPDRREAQTAPGRASTAPAQGTASEGSSGAVGTTSSESTAPASGKKPKSSKKSQLPSAAEVLEVRNYRPFRSQDPDFKYVKDTVLPPESGVSDLIIPCHEYKSCDTAAELNEQQLKSKFASEVIRFASACMNIRTNGTIHFGVMDSVENKGWKHGQIVGIKVKKREDFVDALDYIEKCFCDNLQEIARKCIHPPVFVEVISKDSQEQRFVVEVDIEPTFSLVKNNYFQVLLPKYNESSHKVILTKEPALYQRLGAKSEPVQQSKLAAFIQAIPDRDAQRQRAELSSTQVPTEIPQDLGRKLSILLNDGKSYMDDSLRYILVTNRCEQDNLNHIDFLMHLNIFCVFDFDEHSNVSGLYSKYKEHHETSSYFLQDFFKEIKTDNSPSQKLFDQTSWIFCNGRSDFLGDEKACDENTWIRTKKKYLKKVITCICEEILPEGSFIVLFLLLSPVQKPLVDTFQEFYTEMNGMEYIICIAESRDSYKKWANLAQESCSIETLEQRSVVGMKLSHVDATIQSMLPSTAQPRHLPASTGGLCTLPLREEEKLYSLEILCTDQCDDIKLNLWTEKQKQEIEQDFYRGRKITWENLWLADNKHCGDIIERKACAEASQLLDGILRGGGHNYSVAKLKIFHHPGSGGSTIARQVLWKNRKRFRCAVIKTSYPPLTVCNHVLALRDYEEKEIIHCFPVLLLIEDYDDEYLDDLQSELIEAATARKMNTSRPYFILICCRRYNDPERHCKASPLDTVAVTHKLTDLEKEQFNTKLENLQQKYDKPEFILTFVLMCKEFSKTYVSDMVEHILQGIDPSSRDTCLMRYIALLNCYVPNSYLSLSHCEAFLGLGAYTESTARAYDFKHHLSEQARMIFIELRESITYISTIRIIHCLVAKEILHQLSGNQSLSQIATNLLQEKTLFENRFGREEFRRFIRHLFIRRDKRSRGDNTDTLFSPFIEQVCETEDCEKAIAVLKAAYELLGKDPFFAQQLARLNYSNEKFEDAKYWATVAKSHLPTDSFILDTEGQVYRRWFGFTVDKMTEEDTPERITEKILLALEAMKCFRAAQQAAKEERESMNNAGYFGEVEVGCRLLRFLSTLPVFHRGPEGEHTELVKYLTTDYIPEDIKRPWGKLHSRLKGLRQNLYNALEWISEELSYFQTDKNQEKDDENDDKEEQIHNPRKWLRKQAAVYAKFFISASLLDDSNNGPDTQLMRQMSIYGSGGGNVTNILSFLTDKKENRSAEKLERILSFYPENPLRTRLEDNDLINFILCHITLACLAPGSAKLLPLPTLRELSLRFFKGKRQFPASAYFLLTLLYWPDEALDKEPNPINDEILTSALQTLKRLYDIKVKDVPTRKKRIYTHFFLGKGYGLSKIVDKTKIDKLMVGSLDERRMKWLHGTVWNVPEIRYNLKRVSGWSKDRNLFIRGHGKELQILPLHRESVPAGNENVTFYLGFSYNGLVAFNIEVENDPAIKRT from the coding sequence ATGGAACTGGATGAGTCTTTCCTCAAAGACATAGGAATGAAGAAAGGCCAAATCCAGATCTTAATCCGCAAGAGAAATGAACTTTTGCGGCTGCAGGACAACGCAGAGCAAGCTGAGGACTCCGGCAGCAAAACACCCGACAGAAGGGAAGCacaaacagccccaggcagagccagcactgcccctgctcAGGGCACGGCGAGCGAAGGCAGCTCTGGTGCTGTGGGCACCACCAGCAGcgagagcacagctcctgcttctgGCAAGAAGccaaaaagcagcaagaaatcCCAGcttccaagtgctgctgaagTTTTAGAGGTCAGAAACTATCGGCCATTTAGAAGTCAGGACCCCGACTTCAAATACGTGAAGGACACGGTTCTTCCTCCCGAATCAGGAGTCAGTGATTTAATCATTCCTTGCCACGAATACAAATcctgtgacactgctgcagaACTGAACGAACAACAGCTGAAATCAAAATTTGCCTCCGAAGTGATACGGTTTGCTTCGGCCTGCATGAACATTCGAACAAATGGCACCATCCATTTTGGTGTCATGGACAGTGTTGAGAACAAGGGCTGGAAACACGGGCAGATCGTCGGCATAAAGGTCAAAAAACGAGAAGACTTTGTTGATGCTCTGGATTATATAGAAAAGTGCTTTTGCGATAATTTACAAGAAATTGCAAGGAAATGTATTCATCCACCTGTGTTTGTTGAAGTGATTTCAAAAGACTCTCAAGAACAAAGATTTGTAGTGGAGGTTGACATTGAACCAACATTCAGCTTGGTAAAGAACAATTACTTTCAAGTTCTTTTGCCAAAATACAACGAAAGCAGTCACAAGGTGATCCTGACCAAAGAGCCAGCTCTCTACCAGCGACTGGGAGCGAAGTCTGAGCCCGTGCAGCAAAGCAAACTCGCTGCTTTCATTCAAGCCATACCAGACAGGGATGCTCAGAGACAAAGAGCTGAGCTCTCCAGCACACAAGTACCTACAGAAATACCTCAAGATTTAGGAAGAAAGTTATCAATTCTATTAAATGATGGCAAAAGCTACATGGATGATTCCCTACGGTACATCCTTGTCACAAACAGATGTGAACAGGACAATCTGAACCACATCGACTTTTTAATGCACTtgaacattttctgtgtctttgaCTTCGATGAACATTCTAATGTGTCAGGGCTGTACAGCAAATACAAAGAGCACCATGAAACAAGTTCTTATTTCTTACAggattttttcaaagaaattaagaCTGATAATTCTCCCTCGCAGAAGCTGTTTGATCAGACCAGCTGGATATTCTGCAATGGGCGCAGTGACTTCCTTGGGGATGAGAAAGCTTGTGACGAAAATACATGgatcagaacaaaaaaaaaatacctgaagAAAGTAATTACTTGTATCTGCGAGGAAATTCTGCCAGAGGGCTCTTTCATTGTGCTTTTTCTATTGCTGTCACCAGTGCAGAAACCACTTGTGGACACTTTTCAGGAATTCTATACAGAGATGAATGGCATGGAGTACATCATCTGCATTGCAGAGTCCAGAGACAGCTACAAGAAGTGGGCTAATCTAGCTCAGGAATCCTGCAGCATTGAGACCCTGGAACAACGCAGTGTTGTGGGAATGAAGCTCAGTCACGTCGATGCCACCATCCAGTCAATGCTGCCTTCTACAGCCCAACCCAGACACCTGCCAGCTTCCACTGGAGGCCTGTGTACACTTCCCTTGCgggaagaagagaaattgtATTCCCTAGAAATCCTTTGTACTGATCAATGTGATGATATCAAATTAAATCTTtggactgaaaaacaaaaacaagaaataGAACAAGATTTTTACCGTGGGAGAAAAATCACTTGGGAAAACTTGTGGCTTGCTGATAATAAACACTGTGGGGACATCATTGAACGTAAGGCATGTGCAGAGGCAAGCCAACTGCTGGATGGCATTTTACGAGGAGGTGGACACAATTATTCTGTGGCTAAACTAAAGATATTTCACCATCCTGGGAGTGGAGGAAGCACAATAGCACGGCAAGTTCTATGGAAAAACAGAAAGCGTTTTAGATGTGCTGTTATCAAAACCTCCTATCCACCCTTAACTGTTTGTAACCATGTGCTCGCCCTTAGAGAttatgaagaaaaggaaatcatTCACTgctttcctgtgctgctcctgatcGAAGATTATGATGATGAGTACTTGGATGACCTACAGAGTGAGTTAATAGAGGCTGCAACAGCCAGGAAAATGAATACCTCCAGGCCTTACTTCATCCTCATATGCTGCAGACGATACAATGACCCTGAAAGGCACTGCAAGGCTTCGCCACTGGACACAGTCGCTGTCACTCACAAACTGACAGATTTAGAGAAAGAGCAGTTTAACACCAAACTTgaaaatctgcagcagaaatatGATAAACCAGAATTCATACTTACATTTGTGCTGATGTGTAAGGAGTTCAGTAAAACATATGTGTCAGACATGGTAGAGCACATCCTGCAAGGCATCGACCCTTCCTCTCGTGACACCTGCTTGATGCGTTACATTGCCCTGCTCAACTGCTATGTACCAAACTCAtacctgtccctgtcacactgTGAGGCTTTTCTGGGCCTGGGGGCATATACAGAGAGTACAGCAAGAGCATACGATTTCAAGCATCACTTGAGTGAACAAGCAAGAATGATTTTCATTGAGCTAAGGGAAAGCATCACTTATATTTCAACGATTCGGATAATACACTGCCTGGTTGCAAAAGAAATTCTGCATCAACTTTCAGGGAATCAATCACTAAGTCAAATTGCAACAAATCTTCTTCAGGAAAAGACACTCTTTGAAAACAGATTTGGACGAGAAGAATTCAGAAGGTTTATCAGACATCTGTTTATTCGACGTGATAAAAGAAGCAGGGGGGACAATACTGACACTCTCTTCTCCCCGTTCATTGAACAAGTCTGTGAAACCGAAGACTGTGAAAAAGCCATTGCTGTTTTAAAAGCTGCGTATGAGCTCCTTGGAAAAGATCCTTTTTTTGCCCAGCAGCTTGCCAGACTAAATTACAGCAATGAAAAATTTGAAGATGCTAAATACTGGGCAACGGTTGCAAAATCACATTTGCCAACCGATTCTTTTATTTTGGATACAGAAGGTCAAGTCTACAGGAGATGGTTTGGTTTTACTGTGGATAAAATGACAGAGGAAGATACTCCTGAAAGGATCACTGAGAAGATATTGCTTGCTCTTGAAGCTATGAAATGCTTCAGGGCTGCACAACAGGCAGCAAAGGAAGAACGTGAAAGTATGAACAACGCTGGCTATTTTGGAGAAGTAGAAGTAGGTTGTCGCCTTCTTCGATTTTTGTCCACACTCCCTGTATTCCACAGAGGTCCAGAGGGGGAGCATACTGAGCTTGTGAAATATCTCACCACAGATTACATTCCTGAAGACATAAAGAGACCATGGGGAAAGCTTCATTCCCGCTTGAAAGGCTTGCGCCAGAACCTCTACAATGCTCTGGAATGGATTTCAGAAGAACTAAGTTACTTCCAAACAGATAAAAACCAGGAGAAGGATGATGAAAATGATGATAAGGAAGAACAAATTCATAATCCCAGAAAGTGGCTGAGAAAGCAAGCAGCTGTATACGCTAAATTCTTCATCTCAGCATCACTTCTAGATGACAGCAACAATGGTCCTGACACTCAGCTCATGAGACAAATGAGTATTTATGGGAGTGGTGGAGGAAATGTCACCAATATCCTGTCTTTCTTAACAGATAAGAAAGAGAACAGGTCAGCTGAAAAGCTGGAAAGGATCCTTAGTTTCTATCCAGAAAACCCACTGAGGACCAGGTTGGAGGACAACGATTTGATCAATTTCATTTTGTGCCACATCACATTAGCCTGCTTAGCACCAGGATCAGCCAAACTCCTCCCACTGCCAACGCTGCGTGAGCTCAGTCTAAGATTCTTCAAAGGAAAGAGACAATTTCCAGCAAGTGCATATTTTCTGCTCACCTTGCTGTACTGGCCAGATGAGGCATTAGACAAAGAGCCTAATCCCATTAATGATGAAATTTTAACTTCAGCTCTTCAAACCTTGAAACGCTTATATGACATCAAAGTGAAAGATGTTCCtaccagaaagaaaagaatctacacccatttttttctgggaaagggTTATGGTTTAAGTAAGATAGTGGACAAAACTAAAATTGACAAATTGATGGTGGGGTCCTTAGATGAGAGGAGAATGAAGTGGCTGCATGGAACTGTATGGAATGTTCCCGAAATCCGATACAATCTCAAAAGAGTTTCTGGCTGGTCCAAGGACAGAAATTTATTTATACGAGGTCACGGGAAGGAACTCCAGATCTTGCCACTCCATCGTGAATCAGTGCctgctggaaatgaaaatgtgacCTTTTATTTAGGCTTTTCATATAATGGTCTTGTTGCTTTCAATATTGAGGTTGAAAATGATCCAGCCATCAAAAGAACCTAA
- the LOC135455438 gene encoding sterile alpha motif domain-containing protein 9-like isoform X1 yields MDYKTLPVREWVENHVKCWLESTGIKKEYVDKLYAEEVTGPALMELDESFLKDIGMKKGQIQILIRKRNELLRLQDNAEQAEDSGSKTPDRREAQTAPGRASTAPAQGTASEGSSGAVGTTSSESTAPASGKKPKSSKKSQLPSAAEVLEVRNYRPFRSQDPDFKYVKDTVLPPESGVSDLIIPCHEYKSCDTAAELNEQQLKSKFASEVIRFASACMNIRTNGTIHFGVMDSVENKGWKHGQIVGIKVKKREDFVDALDYIEKCFCDNLQEIARKCIHPPVFVEVISKDSQEQRFVVEVDIEPTFSLVKNNYFQVLLPKYNESSHKVILTKEPALYQRLGAKSEPVQQSKLAAFIQAIPDRDAQRQRAELSSTQVPTEIPQDLGRKLSILLNDGKSYMDDSLRYILVTNRCEQDNLNHIDFLMHLNIFCVFDFDEHSNVSGLYSKYKEHHETSSYFLQDFFKEIKTDNSPSQKLFDQTSWIFCNGRSDFLGDEKACDENTWIRTKKKYLKKVITCICEEILPEGSFIVLFLLLSPVQKPLVDTFQEFYTEMNGMEYIICIAESRDSYKKWANLAQESCSIETLEQRSVVGMKLSHVDATIQSMLPSTAQPRHLPASTGGLCTLPLREEEKLYSLEILCTDQCDDIKLNLWTEKQKQEIEQDFYRGRKITWENLWLADNKHCGDIIERKACAEASQLLDGILRGGGHNYSVAKLKIFHHPGSGGSTIARQVLWKNRKRFRCAVIKTSYPPLTVCNHVLALRDYEEKEIIHCFPVLLLIEDYDDEYLDDLQSELIEAATARKMNTSRPYFILICCRRYNDPERHCKASPLDTVAVTHKLTDLEKEQFNTKLENLQQKYDKPEFILTFVLMCKEFSKTYVSDMVEHILQGIDPSSRDTCLMRYIALLNCYVPNSYLSLSHCEAFLGLGAYTESTARAYDFKHHLSEQARMIFIELRESITYISTIRIIHCLVAKEILHQLSGNQSLSQIATNLLQEKTLFENRFGREEFRRFIRHLFIRRDKRSRGDNTDTLFSPFIEQVCETEDCEKAIAVLKAAYELLGKDPFFAQQLARLNYSNEKFEDAKYWATVAKSHLPTDSFILDTEGQVYRRWFGFTVDKMTEEDTPERITEKILLALEAMKCFRAAQQAAKEERESMNNAGYFGEVEVGCRLLRFLSTLPVFHRGPEGEHTELVKYLTTDYIPEDIKRPWGKLHSRLKGLRQNLYNALEWISEELSYFQTDKNQEKDDENDDKEEQIHNPRKWLRKQAAVYAKFFISASLLDDSNNGPDTQLMRQMSIYGSGGGNVTNILSFLTDKKENRSAEKLERILSFYPENPLRTRLEDNDLINFILCHITLACLAPGSAKLLPLPTLRELSLRFFKGKRQFPASAYFLLTLLYWPDEALDKEPNPINDEILTSALQTLKRLYDIKVKDVPTRKKRIYTHFFLGKGYGLSKIVDKTKIDKLMVGSLDERRMKWLHGTVWNVPEIRYNLKRVSGWSKDRNLFIRGHGKELQILPLHRESVPAGNENVTFYLGFSYNGLVAFNIEVENDPAIKRT; encoded by the exons ATGG ATTACAAAACGTTACCTGTGAGAGAATGGGTTGAGAACCACGTCAAATGCTGGCTGGAGTCTACCGGAATCAAGAAGGAGTATGTAGATAAACTCTATGCAGAAGAAGTGACAGGTCCAGCATTAATGGAACTGGATGAGTCTTTCCTCAAAGACATAGGAATGAAGAAAGGCCAAATCCAGATCTTAATCCGCAAGAGAAATGAACTTTTGCGGCTGCAGGACAACGCAGAGCAAGCTGAGGACTCCGGCAGCAAAACACCCGACAGAAGGGAAGCacaaacagccccaggcagagccagcactgcccctgctcAGGGCACGGCGAGCGAAGGCAGCTCTGGTGCTGTGGGCACCACCAGCAGcgagagcacagctcctgcttctgGCAAGAAGccaaaaagcagcaagaaatcCCAGcttccaagtgctgctgaagTTTTAGAGGTCAGAAACTATCGGCCATTTAGAAGTCAGGACCCCGACTTCAAATACGTGAAGGACACGGTTCTTCCTCCCGAATCAGGAGTCAGTGATTTAATCATTCCTTGCCACGAATACAAATcctgtgacactgctgcagaACTGAACGAACAACAGCTGAAATCAAAATTTGCCTCCGAAGTGATACGGTTTGCTTCGGCCTGCATGAACATTCGAACAAATGGCACCATCCATTTTGGTGTCATGGACAGTGTTGAGAACAAGGGCTGGAAACACGGGCAGATCGTCGGCATAAAGGTCAAAAAACGAGAAGACTTTGTTGATGCTCTGGATTATATAGAAAAGTGCTTTTGCGATAATTTACAAGAAATTGCAAGGAAATGTATTCATCCACCTGTGTTTGTTGAAGTGATTTCAAAAGACTCTCAAGAACAAAGATTTGTAGTGGAGGTTGACATTGAACCAACATTCAGCTTGGTAAAGAACAATTACTTTCAAGTTCTTTTGCCAAAATACAACGAAAGCAGTCACAAGGTGATCCTGACCAAAGAGCCAGCTCTCTACCAGCGACTGGGAGCGAAGTCTGAGCCCGTGCAGCAAAGCAAACTCGCTGCTTTCATTCAAGCCATACCAGACAGGGATGCTCAGAGACAAAGAGCTGAGCTCTCCAGCACACAAGTACCTACAGAAATACCTCAAGATTTAGGAAGAAAGTTATCAATTCTATTAAATGATGGCAAAAGCTACATGGATGATTCCCTACGGTACATCCTTGTCACAAACAGATGTGAACAGGACAATCTGAACCACATCGACTTTTTAATGCACTtgaacattttctgtgtctttgaCTTCGATGAACATTCTAATGTGTCAGGGCTGTACAGCAAATACAAAGAGCACCATGAAACAAGTTCTTATTTCTTACAggattttttcaaagaaattaagaCTGATAATTCTCCCTCGCAGAAGCTGTTTGATCAGACCAGCTGGATATTCTGCAATGGGCGCAGTGACTTCCTTGGGGATGAGAAAGCTTGTGACGAAAATACATGgatcagaacaaaaaaaaaatacctgaagAAAGTAATTACTTGTATCTGCGAGGAAATTCTGCCAGAGGGCTCTTTCATTGTGCTTTTTCTATTGCTGTCACCAGTGCAGAAACCACTTGTGGACACTTTTCAGGAATTCTATACAGAGATGAATGGCATGGAGTACATCATCTGCATTGCAGAGTCCAGAGACAGCTACAAGAAGTGGGCTAATCTAGCTCAGGAATCCTGCAGCATTGAGACCCTGGAACAACGCAGTGTTGTGGGAATGAAGCTCAGTCACGTCGATGCCACCATCCAGTCAATGCTGCCTTCTACAGCCCAACCCAGACACCTGCCAGCTTCCACTGGAGGCCTGTGTACACTTCCCTTGCgggaagaagagaaattgtATTCCCTAGAAATCCTTTGTACTGATCAATGTGATGATATCAAATTAAATCTTtggactgaaaaacaaaaacaagaaataGAACAAGATTTTTACCGTGGGAGAAAAATCACTTGGGAAAACTTGTGGCTTGCTGATAATAAACACTGTGGGGACATCATTGAACGTAAGGCATGTGCAGAGGCAAGCCAACTGCTGGATGGCATTTTACGAGGAGGTGGACACAATTATTCTGTGGCTAAACTAAAGATATTTCACCATCCTGGGAGTGGAGGAAGCACAATAGCACGGCAAGTTCTATGGAAAAACAGAAAGCGTTTTAGATGTGCTGTTATCAAAACCTCCTATCCACCCTTAACTGTTTGTAACCATGTGCTCGCCCTTAGAGAttatgaagaaaaggaaatcatTCACTgctttcctgtgctgctcctgatcGAAGATTATGATGATGAGTACTTGGATGACCTACAGAGTGAGTTAATAGAGGCTGCAACAGCCAGGAAAATGAATACCTCCAGGCCTTACTTCATCCTCATATGCTGCAGACGATACAATGACCCTGAAAGGCACTGCAAGGCTTCGCCACTGGACACAGTCGCTGTCACTCACAAACTGACAGATTTAGAGAAAGAGCAGTTTAACACCAAACTTgaaaatctgcagcagaaatatGATAAACCAGAATTCATACTTACATTTGTGCTGATGTGTAAGGAGTTCAGTAAAACATATGTGTCAGACATGGTAGAGCACATCCTGCAAGGCATCGACCCTTCCTCTCGTGACACCTGCTTGATGCGTTACATTGCCCTGCTCAACTGCTATGTACCAAACTCAtacctgtccctgtcacactgTGAGGCTTTTCTGGGCCTGGGGGCATATACAGAGAGTACAGCAAGAGCATACGATTTCAAGCATCACTTGAGTGAACAAGCAAGAATGATTTTCATTGAGCTAAGGGAAAGCATCACTTATATTTCAACGATTCGGATAATACACTGCCTGGTTGCAAAAGAAATTCTGCATCAACTTTCAGGGAATCAATCACTAAGTCAAATTGCAACAAATCTTCTTCAGGAAAAGACACTCTTTGAAAACAGATTTGGACGAGAAGAATTCAGAAGGTTTATCAGACATCTGTTTATTCGACGTGATAAAAGAAGCAGGGGGGACAATACTGACACTCTCTTCTCCCCGTTCATTGAACAAGTCTGTGAAACCGAAGACTGTGAAAAAGCCATTGCTGTTTTAAAAGCTGCGTATGAGCTCCTTGGAAAAGATCCTTTTTTTGCCCAGCAGCTTGCCAGACTAAATTACAGCAATGAAAAATTTGAAGATGCTAAATACTGGGCAACGGTTGCAAAATCACATTTGCCAACCGATTCTTTTATTTTGGATACAGAAGGTCAAGTCTACAGGAGATGGTTTGGTTTTACTGTGGATAAAATGACAGAGGAAGATACTCCTGAAAGGATCACTGAGAAGATATTGCTTGCTCTTGAAGCTATGAAATGCTTCAGGGCTGCACAACAGGCAGCAAAGGAAGAACGTGAAAGTATGAACAACGCTGGCTATTTTGGAGAAGTAGAAGTAGGTTGTCGCCTTCTTCGATTTTTGTCCACACTCCCTGTATTCCACAGAGGTCCAGAGGGGGAGCATACTGAGCTTGTGAAATATCTCACCACAGATTACATTCCTGAAGACATAAAGAGACCATGGGGAAAGCTTCATTCCCGCTTGAAAGGCTTGCGCCAGAACCTCTACAATGCTCTGGAATGGATTTCAGAAGAACTAAGTTACTTCCAAACAGATAAAAACCAGGAGAAGGATGATGAAAATGATGATAAGGAAGAACAAATTCATAATCCCAGAAAGTGGCTGAGAAAGCAAGCAGCTGTATACGCTAAATTCTTCATCTCAGCATCACTTCTAGATGACAGCAACAATGGTCCTGACACTCAGCTCATGAGACAAATGAGTATTTATGGGAGTGGTGGAGGAAATGTCACCAATATCCTGTCTTTCTTAACAGATAAGAAAGAGAACAGGTCAGCTGAAAAGCTGGAAAGGATCCTTAGTTTCTATCCAGAAAACCCACTGAGGACCAGGTTGGAGGACAACGATTTGATCAATTTCATTTTGTGCCACATCACATTAGCCTGCTTAGCACCAGGATCAGCCAAACTCCTCCCACTGCCAACGCTGCGTGAGCTCAGTCTAAGATTCTTCAAAGGAAAGAGACAATTTCCAGCAAGTGCATATTTTCTGCTCACCTTGCTGTACTGGCCAGATGAGGCATTAGACAAAGAGCCTAATCCCATTAATGATGAAATTTTAACTTCAGCTCTTCAAACCTTGAAACGCTTATATGACATCAAAGTGAAAGATGTTCCtaccagaaagaaaagaatctacacccatttttttctgggaaagggTTATGGTTTAAGTAAGATAGTGGACAAAACTAAAATTGACAAATTGATGGTGGGGTCCTTAGATGAGAGGAGAATGAAGTGGCTGCATGGAACTGTATGGAATGTTCCCGAAATCCGATACAATCTCAAAAGAGTTTCTGGCTGGTCCAAGGACAGAAATTTATTTATACGAGGTCACGGGAAGGAACTCCAGATCTTGCCACTCCATCGTGAATCAGTGCctgctggaaatgaaaatgtgacCTTTTATTTAGGCTTTTCATATAATGGTCTTGTTGCTTTCAATATTGAGGTTGAAAATGATCCAGCCATCAAAAGAACCTAA